CCGCCGATGCGAGGCGATGTTTGGGCACGTGCCGACCGACACCTATTGCGGTTGGGCGCCATCACGGTTCCGCCCGCGCGACGAAGCTGCCAAGGAGCCCGCCCGATGACCGCCGCGACGCCGACGCCGGAAGAACTGGCGGTCAAGCTGACCGACGTGAACGAGATCGCCATGTTTTACGATCCGTCAGACGCGGTTGGCTTGGCTCTCGATGCGGCCACCATGATCCGCACCCAGGTGCGACAGATCGAGGCCCTGAGGGCGGAGATCGAGCGGCTGACCAAGGAGCGGGACAGCTTCGAAACCAAATACCTTTCGGAGGAGGGGCGAGCCGGTGATGCCGAGGGGGACGTGTTCGCCCTTCGCGAGGACTGTAGCGCCGCCTTAGCCCGCGCCACCACAGCAGAGGCAGCGCTTGCCGCCTCGCTGGAGCGCGAGCGCGGGATGCGGGAGGCGCTGACCGGGCTTGCCGACGTGATGGAGGGAGACTGCGGCGTGGAGCCCTGCATCGGGTCTATGGCGCCGGCCGAGCATTACCTCGGACTGGCCCGCGCCGCCCTCCAGCCCCAGGAGACCGCCGATGAGCGCTGACCTGTTGGAGCGCGTCCGCTCCGCCGTGACGGTGGACCGAGAAATCCGCATCAGAGGACCAAAGACGGACGCTGCCCGCTTCTGCGCGATCCGCTGCGTGAGCGACTACATCAGCACGTACATGAACGACGGTCGCGGGATGGGGCAGCGCAACGGCGTCATCACCACCTTGGGCAAGGTGACGGTCTACGTCTACCACACCAAGACCGCCATCGTCGGTCTGTACCGGGAGGCCAGCCATGGCTGACGCAACGCGCACCGACACCCCCAGGCGCATCCAGCGCAAGCGCACCAAGGGGTGGAAGATGCCGGACAATACGGTCAGCGTGACGCGGCCGGGTGAGTTCGGCAACCCGTTCTCTGTGAGCAAAGTCAGCAATCTGACGCTTGGTGAGGCGGAATGGTGGGTGACGGCGCCGGGCGAGTCCATCCTCTGGCGCTATCGGACAAAAGGCGAGGCTATCGCCGCATCTGTCAAGGCGTTCGAGGGGTGGCTGGCGCTGCCGCAGCAAAGGCGCCTACGGGACCGGGCGGCATTCGCCTTGCGCGGAAAGCATCTCGCTTGCTGGTGTCCGGTCGGAAGCCCGTGCCACGGCGACGTTTTGCTCCGGCTGGCGAACGCGCCGGCCGCGCAGGAGGGGGAGAAGCCG
The Azospirillum sp. TSA2s DNA segment above includes these coding regions:
- a CDS encoding DUF4326 domain-containing protein; protein product: MADATRTDTPRRIQRKRTKGWKMPDNTVSVTRPGEFGNPFSVSKVSNLTLGEAEWWVTAPGESILWRYRTKGEAIAASVKAFEGWLALPQQRRLRDRAAFALRGKHLACWCPVGSPCHGDVLLRLANAPAAQEGEKPNG